A window of the Aeromicrobium phoceense genome harbors these coding sequences:
- a CDS encoding RsmB/NOP family class I SAM-dependent RNA methyltransferase, with the protein MSTKAITDPREVAFEVMSAVRTREVYVNLLLPTLLGGLSERDAALATELTHNTIRNQGTYDAIIDRVATGTVHPAVRDALRLGAHQLLAMRVPPHAAVDTTVNLVRRRIGHRPVGFTNAVLRKIGQKDLGLWLNEVTAGLSRLDALAVRYSHPRWVVEALEQAVGPDQLEDLLEADNVPPYVTLVARPGLVDPRSLPGETGRLSPYARVMTAGGDPGFVPAVRDGRAGVQDEGSQMVAITTAEAPLEGYDTHWLDLAAGPGGKAALLGALAAQRGASLVANEMQPHRAELVRQSVRALNNVEVTVHDGREGPWEEESFDRVLLDAPCTGLGALRRRPEARWRRRAEDVPELVTLQRQLLTRAIDLARPGGVVGYATCSPLPAETREVVESVLAERSDVTVESEHHWWPHLDGTDAMYLALLRRS; encoded by the coding sequence ATGAGCACCAAGGCCATCACCGATCCGCGCGAGGTCGCGTTCGAGGTCATGTCGGCCGTCCGGACGCGCGAGGTGTACGTCAACCTGCTGCTGCCGACCCTGCTCGGCGGACTGTCCGAGCGCGATGCCGCCCTGGCGACGGAGCTGACCCACAACACGATCCGCAACCAGGGCACCTACGACGCGATCATCGATCGCGTGGCAACCGGCACGGTCCACCCGGCCGTGCGCGACGCACTGCGGCTCGGTGCCCACCAGCTGCTGGCGATGCGCGTGCCGCCCCACGCGGCCGTCGACACCACCGTGAACCTGGTCCGTCGCCGAATCGGGCACCGGCCCGTCGGCTTCACCAACGCGGTCCTGCGCAAGATCGGGCAGAAGGACCTCGGCCTGTGGCTCAACGAGGTCACCGCAGGGCTGAGCCGGCTCGACGCGCTGGCCGTCCGGTACTCGCACCCGCGATGGGTCGTGGAGGCGCTGGAGCAGGCCGTCGGCCCCGACCAGCTCGAGGACCTGCTCGAGGCCGACAACGTGCCGCCCTACGTCACCCTGGTGGCGCGTCCCGGCCTCGTCGACCCGCGCTCGCTGCCGGGGGAGACCGGCCGGCTCAGCCCCTACGCCCGCGTGATGACCGCCGGGGGAGACCCGGGCTTCGTGCCCGCCGTGCGCGACGGCCGAGCCGGGGTGCAGGACGAGGGCTCGCAGATGGTGGCGATCACCACCGCCGAGGCACCGCTCGAGGGGTACGACACGCACTGGCTCGATCTCGCCGCCGGTCCGGGCGGCAAGGCCGCGCTGCTCGGCGCGCTCGCCGCCCAGCGCGGCGCCTCCCTCGTCGCCAACGAGATGCAGCCACACCGGGCCGAGCTCGTCCGCCAGTCCGTGCGGGCGCTCAACAACGTCGAGGTCACGGTCCACGACGGGCGCGAGGGTCCGTGGGAGGAGGAGTCGTTCGACCGCGTGCTCCTCGACGCCCCGTGCACCGGGCTGGGCGCCCTGCGCCGTCGTCCCGAGGCCCGCTGGCGCCGTCGCGCCGAGGACGTCCCCGAGCTCGTCACGCTGCAGCGGCAGCTGCTGACCCGCGCCATCGACCTGGCGCGGCCGGGGGGAGTGGTCGGCTACGCCACCTGCTCGCCGCTGCCCGCCGAGACCCGCGAGGTCGTCGAGTCGGTCCTCGCCGAGCGGTCCGACGTGACGGTCGAGTCCGAGCACCACTGGTGGCCGCACCTTGACGGCACGGACGCGATGTACCTGGCGCTGCTGCGCCGCAGCTGA
- the fmt gene encoding methionyl-tRNA formyltransferase, whose protein sequence is MKIVFAGTPATAVPTLEALVASRHEVVAVITRPDARVGRGRSLQPSPVAVAAEAHGIDVLKPASTSDPEFLDALAATEARLGVIVAYGALLRRDVLDAFEFGWVNLHYSVLPAWRGAAPVQRSIMAGDEITGATVFSLVEALDAGPVLGTITERIQQDDTTGTLLDRLSDQGAALVVDVVDHIEGGDIGAVRQPEDNVSSAHKLTTEDARIDGNRPAFAVDRQIRGCTPAPGAWTEVDGARLKVGPLTIAEESTLKPGVASIGKREVRVGTTTTDVVLGEVQPHGKKAMAAADWGRGLGGATEVVFA, encoded by the coding sequence GTGAAGATCGTGTTCGCCGGGACCCCGGCCACCGCCGTGCCGACGCTCGAGGCGCTCGTCGCCAGCCGCCACGAGGTGGTCGCCGTGATCACCCGTCCCGACGCGCGGGTCGGCCGCGGACGCTCGTTGCAGCCCTCGCCCGTGGCGGTGGCCGCCGAGGCCCACGGGATCGACGTGCTCAAGCCGGCGTCCACGTCCGACCCCGAGTTCCTCGACGCCCTCGCGGCCACGGAGGCGCGCCTGGGCGTGATCGTGGCGTACGGGGCGCTGCTGCGCCGCGACGTGCTCGACGCCTTCGAGTTCGGCTGGGTCAACCTGCACTACTCGGTGCTGCCGGCCTGGCGCGGTGCGGCCCCGGTGCAGCGCTCGATCATGGCCGGCGACGAGATCACCGGCGCTACGGTCTTCAGCCTCGTCGAGGCGCTGGACGCCGGCCCCGTGCTGGGCACGATCACCGAGCGGATCCAGCAGGACGACACCACCGGAACGCTCCTGGACCGTCTGTCCGACCAGGGCGCCGCCCTCGTCGTCGACGTCGTCGACCACATCGAGGGGGGCGACATCGGCGCGGTGCGCCAGCCCGAGGACAACGTCTCCTCCGCCCACAAGCTGACCACCGAGGACGCCCGCATCGACGGGAACCGCCCCGCCTTCGCCGTCGACCGCCAGATTCGCGGCTGCACGCCCGCGCCGGGCGCCTGGACCGAGGTGGACGGGGCGCGCCTCAAGGTCGGACCGCTCACGATCGCCGAGGAGTCCACGCTCAAGCCGGGCGTGGCCTCGATCGGCAAGCGCGAGGTGCGCGTCGGCACCACCACGACCGACGTCGTGCTGGGCGAGGTGCAGCCGCACGGCAAGAAGGCGATGGCCGCCGCCGACTGGGGCCGGGGCCTCGGCGGAGCCACCGAGGTGGTGTTCGCATGA
- a CDS encoding riboflavin synthase: protein MFTGLVEEKGTVVALDDLGDAVRITIRGPVVTSDAGHGDSIAVNGCCLTVIDPTQDTFSADVMRESLDRTSLGDLEAGSVVNLERAMQAGARMGGHIVQGHVDGTATLIDRTPSEHWEVVRFSLPAELARYVVDKGSITVDGTSLTVVEAGDDWFSVSLIPTTLADTVLGDRKPGDRVNLEVDVIAKYVERLLEKGAHS, encoded by the coding sequence ATGTTCACGGGCTTGGTGGAGGAGAAGGGCACGGTCGTGGCCCTCGACGACCTCGGCGACGCGGTGCGGATCACGATCCGCGGACCCGTCGTCACGTCGGACGCCGGACACGGCGACTCGATCGCGGTCAACGGCTGCTGCCTGACCGTGATCGACCCGACGCAGGACACGTTCAGCGCCGACGTCATGCGCGAGTCGCTGGACCGCACCAGCCTCGGCGACCTGGAGGCCGGATCGGTCGTCAACCTGGAGCGCGCGATGCAGGCCGGGGCCCGGATGGGCGGCCACATCGTGCAGGGCCACGTCGACGGCACGGCCACGCTGATCGACCGCACCCCCAGCGAGCACTGGGAGGTCGTCCGGTTCAGCCTCCCGGCCGAGCTGGCGCGATACGTCGTGGACAAGGGCTCGATCACCGTCGACGGCACGTCGCTCACGGTGGTCGAGGCCGGCGACGACTGGTTCAGCGTGTCCCTCATCCCCACGACCCTCGCCGACACCGTGCTCGGCGACCGCAAGCCCGGCGACCGCGTCAACCTCGAGGTGGACGTCATCGCCAAGTACGTCGAGCGACTGCTCGAGAAGGGAGCTCACTCATGA
- the ribD gene encoding bifunctional diaminohydroxyphosphoribosylaminopyrimidine deaminase/5-amino-6-(5-phosphoribosylamino)uracil reductase RibD: protein MASQTETDAMRRAVEAARAVGRTLPNPPVGCVVLDAEGREIAVGVHRGAGTPHAEVDALQLAGDRARGATAVVTLEPCNHTGRTGPCTQALIAAGVTRVVFGTTDPAEGAGGAKVLLEAGLDVEGGVLADETDELVRFWSHRHLHGRPFVTWKYAATLDGLSAAPDGTSKWITSQTARRDVQAFRAECDAIMAGTYSVLADDPRLTVRDAADLPLPYDRQPLRVVVGESKIPAYYRVFDRVAPTRQIHSRDPHEVLAELQAEGIHHVWLEGGPRLAGAFWGEGLIDRVIGYMAPAMLGSGRAALEGEATTLADIRPIEITDLRMVGPDIRIVGTPGRMPREDMDTPIEEPDSEGTN from the coding sequence GTGGCCAGTCAGACCGAGACCGACGCGATGCGCCGGGCCGTCGAGGCCGCCCGAGCCGTGGGTCGCACCCTTCCCAACCCGCCGGTCGGCTGCGTGGTGCTCGACGCGGAGGGCCGTGAGATCGCCGTGGGCGTCCACCGGGGCGCGGGCACGCCGCACGCCGAGGTCGACGCCCTGCAGCTCGCCGGCGACCGCGCCCGGGGCGCCACCGCCGTCGTCACCCTCGAGCCCTGCAACCACACCGGCCGCACCGGCCCCTGCACGCAGGCGCTGATCGCCGCCGGTGTGACCCGCGTGGTGTTCGGCACCACCGACCCGGCCGAGGGCGCCGGGGGAGCGAAGGTCCTCCTCGAGGCGGGCCTCGACGTCGAGGGCGGCGTCCTGGCCGACGAGACCGACGAGCTGGTCCGCTTCTGGTCCCACCGCCACCTCCATGGGCGGCCGTTCGTCACCTGGAAGTACGCGGCGACGCTCGACGGCCTCAGCGCCGCGCCTGACGGCACCAGCAAGTGGATCACCAGCCAGACCGCCCGCCGCGACGTCCAGGCCTTCCGCGCCGAGTGCGACGCCATCATGGCCGGCACCTACTCCGTGCTCGCGGACGATCCGCGGCTCACCGTGCGCGACGCCGCCGACCTGCCGCTGCCGTACGACCGGCAACCGCTGCGCGTCGTGGTGGGGGAGTCGAAGATCCCCGCCTACTACCGCGTGTTCGACCGCGTCGCGCCCACGCGCCAGATCCACTCGCGCGACCCCCACGAGGTCCTCGCCGAGCTGCAGGCCGAGGGCATCCACCACGTCTGGCTCGAGGGCGGCCCCCGGCTCGCCGGCGCGTTCTGGGGCGAGGGCCTCATCGACCGCGTGATCGGCTACATGGCGCCGGCGATGCTGGGCTCTGGCCGCGCCGCGCTCGAGGGCGAGGCGACCACGCTCGCGGACATCCGCCCCATCGAGATCACCGACCTGCGGATGGTCGGACCCGACATCCGCATCGTCGGCACGCCGGGCCGGATGCCGCGCGAGGACATGGACACACCGATTGAGGAACCGGACAGCGAGGGCACGAACTGA
- the rpe gene encoding ribulose-phosphate 3-epimerase: protein MRITPSLLNADFANLAGEAARIPTADFLHMDVMDNHFVPNLTLGAPVIEALAKAAPQPIDAHLMIEEPDRWAPQFVEAGASSVTFHVEAAKAPVRLAREIRAQGARASMALKPATPIEPYEDLLPELDMVLIMTVEPGFGGQKFLDLCLPKIRRTRALLDRVGGDIWLQVDGGVSLETIERCAEAGADTFVAGSAVYSADDPGAMVERLRETAVGACH, encoded by the coding sequence ATGCGCATCACGCCGAGCCTGCTGAACGCCGACTTCGCGAACCTGGCGGGGGAGGCGGCCCGGATCCCGACGGCCGACTTCCTGCACATGGACGTGATGGACAACCACTTCGTGCCGAACCTGACGCTCGGCGCGCCCGTGATCGAGGCGCTGGCGAAGGCCGCGCCCCAGCCGATCGACGCGCACCTGATGATCGAGGAGCCCGACCGCTGGGCGCCGCAGTTCGTGGAGGCGGGCGCGTCGAGCGTCACGTTCCACGTCGAGGCCGCCAAGGCGCCCGTGCGCCTGGCCCGCGAGATCCGCGCGCAGGGGGCCCGTGCGTCGATGGCGCTCAAGCCCGCGACGCCGATCGAGCCCTACGAGGACCTGCTCCCCGAGCTCGACATGGTGCTGATCATGACGGTCGAGCCGGGGTTCGGCGGCCAGAAGTTCCTGGACCTGTGCCTGCCGAAGATCCGTCGCACGCGCGCCCTGCTCGACCGGGTCGGTGGCGACATCTGGCTCCAGGTCGACGGCGGCGTCTCGCTGGAGACGATCGAGCGCTGCGCGGAGGCCGGCGCCGACACCTTCGTGGCCGGTTCGGCGGTCTACAGCGCCGACGACCCGGGCGCCATGGTGGAGCGTCTGCGTGAGACGGCCGTCGGCGCCTGCCACTGA